One genomic region from Drosophila subpulchrella strain 33 F10 #4 breed RU33 chromosome 2R, RU_Dsub_v1.1 Primary Assembly, whole genome shotgun sequence encodes:
- the LOC119549778 gene encoding uncharacterized protein LOC119549778: LAVATSHQRDGGVAPPLAEEPASAAAAQDPLLPADQQLADAVVRGMGLTTTRSAAATEHPIGRGTGAIRRTPSTSSEEDLEDEELVPPTDLTTVDGSERYSDIRQLLARQQPVAGCLDGISGGQWIVGDGYDLEAFNQINGVWPLGHPLPLPDWSSSESGGKGTLIFDNVWQYEELNGIVETTLQRMLEETHYNTVNLFVDFYRSFKRTRRSDLRSFFQFYDVPINRRHHMCVSLAFEIMARMVQLFPVLANYLYVVSCEEQVMDCNDYVQLDEECGLNSVDAGVEKEHVMVAMRIAIGERRGVMILDPGYHVSRAVTVMQDQSYPHTGWFTQSKEPRLQRDYCYAYSQQNGKFVEWQEREIRGEDTSYKTSLIYVEQEYITAIDVTVRRNLVYNFRSLLSRDAKGQVYAGIYFPLVANGQEAYLTIFYDGPNDQRVRTKVMFNAFKVGKGKLPDYVVQHLSRLAPQLKMPLQELTELCKSLAEVVTDQNFVSQVLAINDDIGNMSVSVEN; encoded by the exons CTCGCCGTTGCCACCAGCCACCAACGGGATGGGGGAGTGGCCCCTCCGCTCGCGGAGGAGCCAGCTTCCGCCGCCGCTGCCCAGGATCCGTTGCTCCCGGCGGATCAGCAGCTGGCGGATGCAGTGGTGCGCGGAATGGGATTGACTACGACGCGATCTGCAGCCGCAACTGAGCACCCAATTGGACGTGGCACTGGCGCCATTCGTCGCACACCCTCCACCTCCAGCGAGGAGGATTTGGAGGACGAGGAGCTGGTGCCTCCGACCGACCTGACAACGGTGGATGGATCGGAGCGATACTCCGACATTAGGCAGCTGCTGGCCAGACAGCAGCCCGTGGCGGGATGCCTGGATGGGATCTCGGGCGGACAATGGATCGTGGGCGATGGCTACGATCTGGAGGCCTTTAACCAAATAAACGGAGTGTGGCCCCTTGGCCAtccgctgccgctgcccgATTGGTCGAGCTCGGAGTCCGGAGGCAAGGGCACCCTGATCTTCGACAATGTGTGGCAGTATGAGGAGCTGAACGGCATTGTGGAGACCACGCTGCAGCGGATGCTAGAGGAGACGCACTACAACACGGTCAACCTCTTTGTCGACTTCTATCGCAGCTTCAAGCGCACCCGTCGCTCCGATCTGCGCAGCTTCTTCCAGTTCTACGATGTGCCCATCAATAGGCGTCACCATATGTGCGTTTCCCTGGCCTTCGAGATCATGGCCAGGATGGTGCAGCTATTCCCAGTGCTGGCCAACTATCTGTATGTGGTGTCCTGCGAGGAGCAGGTGATGGACTGCAATGACTATGTCCAGCTGGACGAGGAATGTGGCCTTAACTCGGTGGATGCGGGTGTGGAGAAGGAGCACGTGATGGTGGCCATGCGCATAGCCATCGGCGAGCGACGGGGTGTGATGATCCTGGACCCAGGATACCATGTCAGCCGAGCCGTGACGGTTATGCAGGATCAGAGCTATCCCCACACGG GCTGGTTCACCCAATCCAAGGAGCCGCGTCTGCAGCGGGACTACTGCTATGCGTACAGCCAGCAGAATGGGAAGTTCGTGGAGTGGCAGGAGCGCGAGATCCGCGGCGAGGATACCAGCTACAAGACCTCGCTGATCTACGTGGAGCAGGAGTACATCACGGCCATCGATGTGACCGTGCGCCGTAATCTGGTGTACAACTTCAGATCCCTGCTCTCCCGAGATGCCAAGGGTCAGGTCTATGCGGGCATCTACTTCCCGTTGGTGGCCAATGGCCAGGAGGCCTATCTGACCATCTTCTACGATGGACCCAATGACCAGCGAGTGCGCACGAAGGTGATGTTTAACGCCTTCAAGGTGGGCAAGGGAAAG CTGCCGGATTACGTGGTGCAACATCTCAGCAGACTGGCTCCGCAGTTGAAGATGCCCCTGCAGGAACTGACCGAACTGTGCAAATCCCTGGCCGAGGTGGTAACCGATCAGAACTTCGTCAGCCAGGTCCTGGCCATAAACGACGACATCGGCAACATGTCCGTGTCCGTGGAGAATTGA